In Belonocnema kinseyi isolate 2016_QV_RU_SX_M_011 chromosome 4, B_treatae_v1, whole genome shotgun sequence, a single window of DNA contains:
- the LOC117171843 gene encoding acyl-CoA Delta(11) desaturase-like → MTSKTETVEKNEAETKVGPFTFKTKPKYMMSIFFLVAHCIGIYAFFTFPYTTHKITVLWMFLVANIAKFGETAGVHRLWAHKAYKANAPLRAFILLCYYTNGGLKAKDWIKLHRCHHKHTDTDADPHNTNRGFFFAHMGWLMLQRHPELRKKVRQIDFSDIEVDPVLTYGDKFYFPLMLMCCVIIPAIVPVYLWNETWRLSLYQVLIRFLTVGHITATVNSVAHYWGSKPYDRSISPVENKTIAILTLGEGWHNYHHIFPWDYKAAELPIYSVNVTTFFIDQFAKLGWAYDLKQPSPELVKRTCLNRGDGTHQVWGQEVAAPEN, encoded by the exons atgacatCGAAAACTGAAACTGTCGAAAAAAATGAAGCAGAGACAAAAGTGGGACCTTTCACTTTTAAAACCAAACCGAAATATATGATGTCGATATTCTTTTTGGTAGCACATTGTATTGGAATTTATGCATTCTTTACCTTTCCATATACTACgcataaaataactgttttgtggA TGTTCCTAgttgcaaatattgcaaaatttggaGAAACAGCCGGAGTTCATCGCCTTTGGGCCCACAAAGCTTACAAGGCGAACGCACCTCTTCGAGCGTTTATCCTTTTATGTTACTACACAAATGGCGGG CTAAAGGCCAAAGATTGGATAAAACTTCATCGGTGCCATCATAAACACACAGATACGGACGCAGATCCACACAACACAAACCGCGGATTCTTTTTCGCCCATATGGGTTGGTTGATGTTGCAAAGACATCCAGAGCTTAGAAAAAAAGTTCGGCAAATTGATTTTAGTGACATTGAAGTGGACCCTGTACTCACATATGGAGACAA gtTCTACTTTCCATTAATGCTGATGTGCTGCGTTATCATTCCTGCAATTGTACCAGTATACCTTTGGAACGAAACATGGCGTTTATCATTGTACCAAGTATTGATAAGGTTTTTAACAGTAGGGCATATAACAGCGACTGTGAACAGTGTTGCACACTATTGGGGCTCGAAACCATATGACAG GAGTATATCGCCAGTGGAGAATAAGACAATTGCAATCTTAACATTGGGCGAAGGTTGGCATAACTACCATCATATATTCCCATGGGATTACAAGGCAGCTGAACTTCCCATTTACAGTGTGAATGTAACGACTTTTTTTATCGATCAGTTTGCCAAACTTGGTTGGGCGTATGATTTAAAACAACCGTCACCTGAATTAGTAAAAAGAACTTGTCTCAATAGAGGAGATGGCACTCACCAAGTTTGGGGGCAAGAAGTTGCTGcaccagaaaattga